A genomic region of Methylobacterium durans contains the following coding sequences:
- a CDS encoding aldo/keto reductase family oxidoreductase: protein MNDVSRAGTYALGDRTVKRLGYGAMQLAGPHVFGPPKDRTCAINVLREAVASGVNHIDTSDFYGPHVTNQLIKEALHPYPDDLVIVTKIGAKRGADASWNPAFSPEELTRAIEDNLHNLGVDVLDVVNLRIMFDVHGPAEGFIEEPLAVLANLQRRGLVRHIGLSNVTASQVAEGRSIADIVCVQNAYNLAHRVDEALVDELAAAGTAYVPFFPLGGFKPLQSTTLFRVAERLGATPMQVALAWLLRRAPNILLIPGTSSVEHLRENLAAAALMLPDDVMAELDQLATASAES, encoded by the coding sequence ATGAATGACGTGAGCAGGGCCGGAACCTACGCCTTGGGCGATCGTACAGTGAAGCGCCTGGGCTATGGCGCGATGCAGCTGGCCGGACCGCATGTGTTCGGTCCACCGAAGGACCGAACGTGCGCCATAAACGTCCTGCGCGAAGCGGTCGCGAGCGGCGTCAACCACATCGACACGAGCGACTTCTACGGGCCTCACGTCACCAACCAGCTCATCAAAGAGGCGCTTCATCCCTATCCGGACGATCTCGTCATCGTCACCAAGATCGGTGCGAAAAGGGGGGCGGACGCATCATGGAACCCAGCCTTCTCGCCCGAGGAACTTACACGCGCAATTGAAGACAACCTGCATAATCTCGGCGTCGACGTCCTCGACGTCGTCAACCTGCGCATCATGTTCGACGTGCATGGTCCTGCCGAAGGCTTCATTGAGGAGCCGCTCGCGGTCTTGGCAAACCTCCAGCGTCGGGGGCTCGTGCGCCATATCGGGCTCAGCAACGTGACGGCTTCACAGGTCGCCGAGGGTCGATCCATCGCCGACATCGTCTGCGTGCAGAACGCGTACAATCTCGCTCATCGGGTTGATGAGGCACTCGTCGATGAACTCGCAGCGGCCGGTACGGCCTACGTGCCGTTCTTTCCGCTCGGCGGCTTCAAGCCACTCCAGTCGACCACACTCTTTCGCGTCGCCGAGCGACTTGGCGCAACACCGATGCAAGTGGCGCTCGCCTGGCTTCTTCGCCGCGCGCCCAACATCCTGCTGATCCCGGGCACGTCATCGGTCGAGCACCTGCGCGAGAACTTGGCCGCAGCGGCCCTGATGTTGCCGGACGACGTAATGGCTGAGCTGGATCAGCTTGCGACGGCTTCCGCGGAAAGCTGA